Below is a genomic region from Hyphomicrobium nitrativorans NL23.
CTCACCGCCGCGCGTTTGCGATTGGTCAACTCGACTCCCTGCTCAGCGAATGGCAGCTCTGGCAACAGAGGTCCGTCCGGAATAGACGTGATCGTCGCCCAAGACGAGGGGAGGGTCAAGCGGGCGCCTTCAGGTGGCTGTAGATGGCGATGACTCCGTGCTCGTCATACCAAGCCAGCATCCGCTGGATAGTCTCCTCGAAAGAGTAGCGAGGTTGCCAGCCAAACGTCGCGATCGTGTGCGACGGGTCGAGAACCATCGACGCCACGTCGTCCGCGCCGGGCTCGACCTCGGGAACAGGTTCCGCAAGATCGACGCCAACGTGCGCTGCGACAAGATCGAAGATCTCCTTGATGGTATGCCCAGTGCCGGTCGAAACATTGTAGACCCCGGTCGGCGCGCCGTCTTCGAGGATCAGATCCATAACTGTAAAGAAGTCTTCGAGGTCGATGAAGTCCCGCACGGTCTTGGAGCAGAAACAGCTCTTGCCGGCCTTGAGACGCGTATAAAACGTCGGGATCGGACCGATGGCGAGGCGCGGCCCGGTCACATTGGCGAGCCGCAGCGACACGAACGGCAGGCCAGACATCGCGATGTAGCTCTCGCCGGCTTGCTTCGATATGCCGTAGCTCGTGAACGGCCGCGCAGGCGCATCGACAGGAACCGGCACCCGATCGGGCCGACCGTATCCGAGCGCGGTGTGGAAGTTGACAAACCGGCGGACGTTGGCGGATTGCGCGGCCTTGGCGACGTTGATGGTGCCCTCGACGTTGGTGCGCGTATCCTCCTGCCAGTCGTCAGGGTCCTTGTACGCGGCTGCCGAATGGATCACATGCGTCGGCGCGAACTCCGCAAATGCGCGATCGACAAGGTCCTTGTCGGCAACCGACCCGGTGACGACCTTCAGGCGCGGATGGCTATCGGGAAGCGAACCGCGATGTCCGGTTGCAAAGTTGTCGATGACCAACACATCATGATCCGCCACGAGATAGCGCTCGGTTAGGCCGGATCCGAGCGTTCCCGCTCCGCCTGTGATCAGTATACGCATGCCGTTTCTGCCTCAGCTTTTCTTGATTTCGCCGCGCGCTTCTTTGAGGTGCGTATAGCCGCCCTCGACGCCGTGCTCGGCCCAGCGGTCGACGGCTTTCCGAGCGATCTCCGAAAGCGGTGTAAAGCTGACATCGCCGAAATCGTCGAACGTGCGCGAGGGATCGAGCAGGATAGAGGCGGCGTCGTCCGGTCCGAGCGGACGCACTTCCGGCTCTGGGTAATCGTTGAACTTCATTGCGGAAACGACGGCGTCGTAAAGTTCGAGAATCGCGACGTCCTTGCCGGACGAGAAATGGTAGGCGCCCTGCCCGGTGCCGTCGGCGGCACGCACGACAACTTTTGCAAGGTCTCCCGCGTAGCAGAAGTCGCGACGTGCAGGCGTCACAAAGCACTTCTTCCCCTCAGAAAGACGAGAATAGAAGATGGGGAGAGGGCCCGACACATTGCGTTCGCCGATGACGTTCGCGAGGCGGAACGAAACCCATTCGACGCCTGAAAACTGCACGTAGTTTTCGCCGGCCGTCTTGGAAATGGCGTAGCTCGAATTGACGGGGCTGATCGGATGATCGAGCCGGATCGGCTGCTGGATCGGCTTCGTGCCGTAGCACAGCGCCGTCTGAAAATAGACGAGACGCTTGGCGCCGTGATCCTTGCACGCCTTGGCGATGTTGGCCGTGCCGCCCGCATTGACGAGTGCGTCCGTGCCCCAGTCATCGGGATCCTTGTAGGACGCCGCCGTGTGGATGACGACATCAGGCTTGAAGTCCGCGAAGAGTCGATCGACCAACGCACCGTCGACAATCGTATCCTCAACCTGGGTCAGGTTGGACTGCGCAAGCAGGTTGTCGCGGCGGCCCGTCGAGAAATTGTCGATGGACAGGACCGTATCACCCCTCGCCAACAACATTTCCGCAACGGTGGAACCGACTTGACCGTTCCCGCCGGTGATGAAGACCTTCATAGCTTGCTGTTCCTCTTCCCTGTAATCCTGTTCAGCGGCGTGGATGACGCTGCGCACTATTGAGATGTCGTGTATACGACCGCTGGCTCTTCCGTGTGCTCATCGCACATCCGCTTGAACTCGTGCGCGCGGTCATGGAACCGCTGGTGCCAGAGTTCAAGACTTAACAACCCCCATACCTTGCGCGAGAACCGCTCCGTCTTCTCGAAGTTCGCGAGAATGGCGTCGGAGTTGAAGAAGTCGCGGTGGCGAGAGCGCTGCGTGTGGAAGATGTCGTGAACGAGATCCTTGAGCTCACCCGAGAACCACTCTTTGAGGGGCACCGGAAACCCCATCTTGTCGCGGCGCCCCGTGAGCTCGCCCGGCAAATCCGAAGCGAACGTCGTCTTGAGGAAGTGTTTCATCTGCCCGCCTGCGAACTTGACGTCCGCCGGGATCGAGGCCGCAAACTCGACGATGGCGTGATCGAGCAACGGGACGCGCGATTCAAGGCCGTGCGCCATGGACATGCGATCCTCAACATGAAGAAGGGCCGGCAGCAGGCACTTGAAATCGAAATGCGTCATGCTGTCGAGATAGGCTTCCTTGCGCACGTTGCGCTCGGAGTTGAAAATTCCTTGAAAGCGCTCGAATACAGACTCGCGATCCAGGGCGCTCCAATCCACCTCGTCGGTCATGTCGGTCGAGCGGTCGATCAGACGGAAGTAACGCTCGTCCAGCGGACCGAACAGACCTTTGGAGAAGAGCTGCTTGATGAGCGGCTTGTACTCCTGCAGCACGGTTAGGTGCGGAATGATCGATTCCGGCGTGACGACGAAATGCTTGCTGTTGGTGTACGTGCCGTCGATCGCAGCCTTCAGCGACTGCTCTAGATAGGCGATCAGATAGCGCGCATAGCCTCCGAAAATCTCGTCGCCGCCTTGACCGCCCAGAACCACCTTAACGTGCTCGGCAGCAAGCTTGGACACCATGTACTGCGGGAACGATCCGGGACCGGCGACGGGCTGATCGAGGTGGTAGATCACGTTCGCGATGTTGTCGCGGAAGTCCTCCGCCGTAATCTCGATCTCGTGCAGCGCGATGCCGCCCATATCGCAAGCCGCATGTGCAAAAGCGCTCTCGTCGTAGCCCGGAAAGCCGGTGAACTTGCCGTGAAAGCCGATGCACGCGGATGACGGCTCGCGCGCGGCGAGAATGCCGATAAGACTGGAATCGACGCCGCCCGAGACGTAAGCCCCGACTGGGACGTCTGAGCGCAGATGTGCGCGCACCGAGTCCTCAAGCAGGCCGTGCATCTGACCGCCGAACCATTCCGGGCGGTGGTCCCAGTCGATGTCGTAGTGCACATCCCAGTATCGGAACGTCCGCACATCGCCGTTCGAGACCGTGAGCGCATGGCCTGGGAGAAGCTGATGGACGTTCTTAAAGAGACTGCGGTCGCCGATCGTATACTGGAAGGTGATATATTCGGCGAGCGCCTCGGGGTCGGTCGCAACCTCGGGCAGAACGGGCAGCAGTGCTTTAATCTCGGAGGCGAAGTAGAACACGCCGTCGACCACAGTGTAGTAGAACGGCTTGATCCCGAAGCGGTCGCGGGCCGCGAACAGCCGGTTTCCGTCCCACAGCGCGAAAGCAAACATCCCGCGCAAGTGCGTCAAGCAGTCGATGCCCCACTTTTCGTAAGCCGCGAGAATGGTTTCCGTGTCGGATGCGGACCGGAAGGTCCAGCCATCCTGCAACTGATCCATCAACTCGACGTAATTATAGATTTCGCCATTGTAGGTGATGACGGAGCCGTTCGGGCCCGCCATGGGCTGGTGGCCGGTTGGCGACAGATCGATGATGGCAAGACGGCGATGCGCAAGACCACAGGAGTCCGCTGCATTCAGCCACATGCCGTGCCCATCGGGTCCCCGATGCTCAATCAGGCGGCTCATCGCGCCCAGGCGACGACCGAGGTCACGTACTGGTTGGCCGTCGAGGG
It encodes:
- a CDS encoding NAD-dependent epimerase/dehydratase family protein translates to MRILITGGAGTLGSGLTERYLVADHDVLVIDNFATGHRGSLPDSHPRLKVVTGSVADKDLVDRAFAEFAPTHVIHSAAAYKDPDDWQEDTRTNVEGTINVAKAAQSANVRRFVNFHTALGYGRPDRVPVPVDAPARPFTSYGISKQAGESYIAMSGLPFVSLRLANVTGPRLAIGPIPTFYTRLKAGKSCFCSKTVRDFIDLEDFFTVMDLILEDGAPTGVYNVSTGTGHTIKEIFDLVAAHVGVDLAEPVPEVEPGADDVASMVLDPSHTIATFGWQPRYSFEETIQRMLAWYDEHGVIAIYSHLKAPA
- a CDS encoding NAD-dependent epimerase/dehydratase family protein — encoded protein: MKVFITGGNGQVGSTVAEMLLARGDTVLSIDNFSTGRRDNLLAQSNLTQVEDTIVDGALVDRLFADFKPDVVIHTAASYKDPDDWGTDALVNAGGTANIAKACKDHGAKRLVYFQTALCYGTKPIQQPIRLDHPISPVNSSYAISKTAGENYVQFSGVEWVSFRLANVIGERNVSGPLPIFYSRLSEGKKCFVTPARRDFCYAGDLAKVVVRAADGTGQGAYHFSSGKDVAILELYDAVVSAMKFNDYPEPEVRPLGPDDAASILLDPSRTFDDFGDVSFTPLSEIARKAVDRWAEHGVEGGYTHLKEARGEIKKS
- the asnB gene encoding asparagine synthase (glutamine-hydrolyzing); protein product: MCGIAGCVSLDGQPVRDLGRRLGAMSRLIEHRGPDGHGMWLNAADSCGLAHRRLAIIDLSPTGHQPMAGPNGSVITYNGEIYNYVELMDQLQDGWTFRSASDTETILAAYEKWGIDCLTHLRGMFAFALWDGNRLFAARDRFGIKPFYYTVVDGVFYFASEIKALLPVLPEVATDPEALAEYITFQYTIGDRSLFKNVHQLLPGHALTVSNGDVRTFRYWDVHYDIDWDHRPEWFGGQMHGLLEDSVRAHLRSDVPVGAYVSGGVDSSLIGILAAREPSSACIGFHGKFTGFPGYDESAFAHAACDMGGIALHEIEITAEDFRDNIANVIYHLDQPVAGPGSFPQYMVSKLAAEHVKVVLGGQGGDEIFGGYARYLIAYLEQSLKAAIDGTYTNSKHFVVTPESIIPHLTVLQEYKPLIKQLFSKGLFGPLDERYFRLIDRSTDMTDEVDWSALDRESVFERFQGIFNSERNVRKEAYLDSMTHFDFKCLLPALLHVEDRMSMAHGLESRVPLLDHAIVEFAASIPADVKFAGGQMKHFLKTTFASDLPGELTGRRDKMGFPVPLKEWFSGELKDLVHDIFHTQRSRHRDFFNSDAILANFEKTERFSRKVWGLLSLELWHQRFHDRAHEFKRMCDEHTEEPAVVYTTSQ